A genome region from Mycobacterium florentinum includes the following:
- a CDS encoding DUF6779 domain-containing protein — MTVLSRGARVRRGGRRPGWVLLTALLVLAIGASSALVFTNRVELLKLAVILALWAAVAGAFVSVLYRRQSDADQSRVRDLKLVYDLQLDREISARREYELTVESQLRRELASEIRAQAADDLAALRAEVVALRTSLEILFDTDLEQRPALETLETDTPHARAYSDWDRNGEGSGADWVTSDRVTSVREGASVSSSEPRTDESAIIDVPEEPLLPPRPRRFQYEGQQEAAYPPPQQVQYPEAPPYVPPPMPAPAEADQRFEPQHWQPVPPPRPDWQPVNADGLWLPPGAQGSSWTGGDAPAAQVAPSSGGRRRRHADPEEQFDGPPAENEPPQPGESGRRARSRHSAEYRDYSVRNFISPNEPGAPPAAATAPPPHPGQAPQDAEPPPPRLSPAPHLEPAPRHLGPDEGLDGGEGPQTGGQSVADLLARLQVQPSGGGRRRRREG, encoded by the coding sequence ATGACCGTTCTGTCCCGCGGCGCCCGGGTACGGCGCGGCGGCCGCAGGCCGGGGTGGGTGCTCTTGACGGCGTTGCTGGTCCTCGCAATAGGGGCCAGTTCCGCACTGGTTTTCACCAATCGCGTGGAACTTCTCAAGCTCGCTGTGATCCTGGCGCTGTGGGCCGCAGTCGCCGGTGCCTTCGTGTCGGTGCTGTATCGCCGGCAAAGCGACGCCGACCAGTCGCGGGTGCGCGACCTGAAATTGGTCTACGACTTGCAGCTGGATCGGGAGATTTCGGCGCGTCGTGAGTATGAACTGACCGTCGAATCCCAGTTGCGCCGCGAGCTGGCCTCCGAGATCCGCGCCCAGGCAGCCGACGATCTGGCCGCGCTGCGTGCGGAGGTGGTCGCGCTGCGGACCAGCCTGGAAATCTTGTTCGACACCGATCTCGAGCAGCGGCCCGCGCTGGAGACCCTGGAGACCGACACGCCGCACGCCCGCGCCTACAGCGACTGGGACCGCAACGGCGAAGGCTCCGGGGCCGACTGGGTGACCAGCGACCGCGTCACGTCGGTGCGCGAGGGTGCCTCGGTCAGCTCGTCCGAACCCCGCACCGACGAGTCCGCGATCATCGATGTGCCCGAAGAACCGCTGCTCCCGCCACGCCCGCGACGGTTCCAATACGAGGGCCAGCAGGAGGCCGCCTACCCGCCGCCCCAGCAGGTCCAATATCCCGAGGCCCCGCCATATGTGCCCCCGCCGATGCCGGCTCCGGCCGAGGCCGACCAGCGATTCGAGCCCCAGCACTGGCAGCCGGTGCCACCGCCGCGGCCGGACTGGCAGCCGGTCAACGCCGACGGGCTGTGGCTGCCCCCGGGCGCGCAAGGCAGCAGCTGGACCGGCGGCGATGCGCCTGCGGCCCAGGTTGCCCCGTCGTCGGGCGGGCGCCGGCGCCGGCACGCCGATCCCGAGGAGCAGTTCGACGGCCCGCCCGCGGAGAACGAACCGCCGCAACCCGGCGAATCCGGCCGGCGGGCGCGCTCGCGGCACTCCGCGGAGTACCGGGACTACAGCGTCCGCAACTTCATCTCGCCGAACGAGCCCGGCGCGCCGCCTGCCGCCGCGACCGCGCCGCCCCCCCACCCCGGGCAGGCACCGCAAGACGCGGAGCCACCGCCACCACGACTGTCTCCCGCCCCACACCTGGAGCCGGCTCCCCGCCACCTCGGTCCGGATGAGGGCTTGGACGGCGGCGAAGGCCCGCAAACCGGCGGTCAGTCGGTTGCCGACCTGCTGGCACGGCTGCAGGTGCAGCCGTCCGGCGGTGGCCGGCGTCGCCGCCGGGAAGGCTGA
- a CDS encoding Rossmann-like and DUF2520 domain-containing protein, which yields MEQFDGLRPARLKVGIISAGRVGTALGVALERAEHVVVACSAISHASRQRAAHRLPDTTVASPPDVAAAAELLLLAVPDSELTGLVSGLAATSAVRPGTIVVHTSGANGVGILGPLTQHGCIPLAIHPAMTFTGSDEDISRLPDTCFGITAADDVGHAIGQSLVLEMGGEPFCVREDDRVLYHAALAHAGNHIVAVLADALDALRAALRGSELLGQQTIDEQPGGLAERIIGPLARAALENTLQRGQAALTGPVARGDAAAVAAHLDALTRVDPELAQAYRVNALRTAQRAHAPDDVVEVLAR from the coding sequence ATGGAGCAGTTCGACGGTTTGCGCCCGGCCAGGCTCAAGGTAGGGATCATTTCGGCTGGCCGGGTGGGTACCGCCCTGGGTGTCGCGCTGGAGCGCGCTGAGCACGTCGTGGTGGCGTGCAGCGCCATCTCTCATGCGTCGCGCCAGCGGGCCGCCCATCGGCTACCCGACACCACGGTGGCCTCGCCGCCCGACGTCGCCGCGGCCGCCGAGCTGCTGCTGTTGGCGGTCCCCGACAGCGAACTCACCGGCCTGGTCTCCGGGCTGGCCGCGACCTCGGCGGTGCGGCCCGGCACGATCGTCGTGCACACATCGGGCGCCAACGGCGTCGGCATTCTGGGGCCGCTGACGCAGCACGGCTGCATCCCGCTGGCGATTCACCCGGCGATGACGTTCACCGGCTCCGACGAGGACATCAGCCGGCTGCCGGACACCTGCTTCGGCATCACCGCGGCCGACGACGTCGGCCACGCGATCGGGCAGTCGCTGGTCCTGGAGATGGGCGGTGAGCCGTTCTGCGTGCGCGAGGACGACCGCGTCCTCTACCACGCCGCCCTGGCCCACGCGGGCAACCACATCGTCGCGGTGCTCGCCGACGCGCTCGACGCGTTACGGGCCGCGCTGCGGGGCAGCGAACTGCTCGGGCAACAGACCATCGACGAGCAGCCCGGCGGGCTTGCCGAGCGCATCATCGGGCCGCTGGCCCGGGCGGCGCTGGAGAACACACTGCAGCGCGGGCAGGCCGCGCTGACCGGTCCGGTTGCCCGCGGCGATGCCGCCGCGGTCGCCGCGCATCTGGACGCGCTGACGCGGGTCGACCCGGAACTGGCCCAGGCCTACCGGGTCAATGCGCTGCGGACCGCGCAGCGCGCGCATGCCCCGGACGATGTCGTCGAGGTGCTTGCGCGATGA
- the panC gene encoding pantoate--beta-alanine ligase has product MNAKTARKFNAGELNVYSAPREVSEVTRALRHTGRRVMLVPTMGALHQGHLSLVRAAKRVPGSVVAVSIFVNPLQFGAGEDLDAYPRTLDDDLALLRGEGVDIVFAPTASAMYPDGMRTTVQPGPLAAELEGAARPTHFGGMLTVVCKLLQIVRPDRVYFGEKDYQQLVLVRQMAADLNLEVQVVGVPTVREGDGLAMSSRNRYLDPVQRELAATLSAALLAGAHAAGAGERAALAAARAVLAAAPDIDVDYLELRDANLGPPQVGRPGRLLIAARLGSTRLLDNIAIDVEATPAPVGPDNHESPWRK; this is encoded by the coding sequence ATGAACGCGAAGACGGCTCGCAAGTTCAACGCGGGCGAACTCAACGTGTATTCGGCGCCGCGTGAAGTCAGCGAGGTCACCCGGGCGCTGCGGCACACCGGCCGCCGGGTGATGTTGGTGCCGACGATGGGCGCGCTGCATCAGGGCCACCTCTCCCTGGTGCGTGCGGCCAAGCGGGTACCCGGCTCGGTGGTCGCGGTTTCGATCTTCGTGAATCCCTTGCAATTCGGCGCCGGAGAAGACCTCGACGCCTACCCGCGCACCCTCGACGACGACCTGGCGCTGCTGCGCGGTGAAGGTGTGGACATCGTGTTCGCCCCGACCGCCTCGGCGATGTATCCCGACGGCATGCGCACCACCGTGCAGCCCGGTCCACTGGCGGCCGAACTCGAAGGGGCCGCGCGCCCAACGCATTTCGGTGGAATGTTGACCGTCGTGTGCAAGCTGCTGCAGATAGTGCGGCCCGACCGCGTCTACTTCGGCGAAAAGGACTACCAGCAACTGGTGCTGGTCCGCCAGATGGCTGCCGACTTGAATCTCGAGGTGCAGGTGGTCGGTGTGCCGACGGTGCGGGAAGGCGACGGGCTGGCGATGTCGTCGCGCAACCGCTACCTGGATCCGGTCCAGCGCGAATTGGCGGCCACGCTGTCGGCGGCGCTGCTGGCCGGCGCACATGCGGCCGGGGCGGGCGAACGCGCCGCGCTGGCTGCGGCGCGCGCGGTGCTCGCGGCGGCGCCGGACATCGACGTCGACTACCTGGAGCTGCGCGACGCAAACCTCGGCCCACCGCAGGTCGGCCGGCCCGGCCGGCTGCTCATCGCCGCCCGGCTGGGCAGCACCAGACTGCTGGACAACATTGCCATCGACGTCGAAGCTACGCCGGCACCTGTCGGGCCGGACAATCATGAATCACCTTGGAGGAAATGA
- the panD gene encoding aspartate 1-decarboxylase: MFRTMLKSKIHRATVMQADLHYVGSVTIDADLMDAADLLEGEQVTIVDIDNGARLVTYAITGERGTGIIGINGAAAHLVHPGDLVILIAYGTMEDAEARAYQPRIVFVDADNKQIDLGSDPAFVPDDAAELLNPRMGAR; this comes from the coding sequence ATGTTTCGGACGATGCTCAAATCGAAGATCCACCGCGCCACCGTCATGCAGGCTGATTTGCACTACGTCGGCTCGGTGACGATCGACGCCGACCTGATGGATGCGGCCGACCTGCTGGAGGGCGAGCAGGTGACCATCGTGGACATCGATAACGGCGCCCGGCTGGTCACCTACGCGATCACCGGCGAACGTGGCACCGGTATCATCGGAATCAACGGTGCCGCAGCACATCTCGTGCACCCTGGCGACCTGGTGATCCTGATCGCCTACGGGACGATGGAGGACGCCGAGGCGCGCGCCTATCAGCCGCGCATCGTCTTCGTCGACGCCGACAACAAGCAGATCGACCTGGGCAGCGATCCGGCATTCGTGCCCGACGATGCGGCCGAGTTGCTGAACCCCCGGATGGGCGCGCGATAG
- a CDS encoding type III pantothenate kinase, translating into MLLAIDVRNTHTVVGLLSGAKDQAKVVQQWRIRTESEVTADELALTIDGLIGDDSERLTGAAALSTVPSVLHEVRVMLDQYWPSVPHVLIEPGVRTGIPLLVDNPKEVGADRIVNCLAAFNKFGKACIVVDFGSSICVDVVSAKGEFLGGAIAPGIQVSSDAAAARSAALRRVELSRPRSVVGKNTVECMQAGAVFGFAGLVDGLVGRIREDVDGFSGDDVMVVATGYTAPLLLSELHTVAHYDQHLTLQGLRLVFERNRDAQRGRLKTAR; encoded by the coding sequence GTGCTGCTGGCGATCGACGTCCGCAACACGCACACCGTCGTCGGGCTGCTGTCCGGCGCCAAAGACCAAGCAAAAGTGGTGCAGCAGTGGCGGATCCGCACCGAGTCCGAGGTCACCGCGGACGAACTGGCGCTGACCATCGACGGCCTGATCGGCGACGACTCCGAGCGACTGACCGGGGCCGCGGCGCTGTCCACCGTCCCGTCGGTGCTGCACGAGGTGCGGGTCATGCTCGACCAGTACTGGCCGTCGGTGCCGCACGTGCTGATCGAGCCCGGCGTGCGGACCGGGATCCCGCTGCTGGTCGACAATCCGAAGGAAGTCGGCGCCGACCGGATCGTCAACTGCCTGGCCGCCTTCAACAAATTCGGTAAGGCCTGCATCGTCGTCGACTTCGGATCGTCGATTTGCGTGGACGTGGTGTCGGCCAAGGGTGAGTTCCTCGGCGGCGCCATCGCGCCCGGGATACAGGTCTCCTCGGATGCCGCCGCGGCCCGCTCGGCCGCGCTGCGTCGAGTCGAGCTGTCCCGGCCCCGGTCGGTGGTCGGCAAGAACACCGTCGAATGCATGCAGGCGGGCGCGGTGTTCGGCTTCGCCGGATTGGTCGACGGCCTGGTGGGCCGCATCCGCGAGGACGTCGACGGCTTCTCCGGCGACGACGTGATGGTCGTTGCGACCGGCTACACCGCCCCGTTGCTGCTGTCCGAGCTGCACACCGTCGCCCATTACGACCAGCACCTGACGCTGCAGGGGCTGCGGCTGGTCTTCGAACGCAACCGCGACGCGCAGCGCGGCCGGCTCAAGACCGCGCGCTGA
- the lysS gene encoding lysine--tRNA ligase, producing the protein MSAPDQDLPEQFRIRRDKRARLLDEGHDPYPVAIERTHTLAQVRDAHPDLEVDTATDDIVGVAGRVIFARNSGKLCFATLQDGDGTTLQVMISLDKVGQDSLDAWKADVDLGDIVYVHGNVISSRRGELSVLAGSWRIASKSLRPLPVAHKEMSEESRVRQRYVDLIVRPQAREVARQRIAVVRAIRNALERRGFLEVETPILQTLAGGAAARPFITHSNALDIDLYLRIAPELFLKRCIVGGFDKVFELNRVFRNEGSDSTHSPEFSMLETYQTYGTYDDSAVVTRELIQEVADEAIGTRQLSLPDGSVYDIDGEWASIQMYPSLSAALGEEITPQTTVERLRAIADTLGVEIPDDRGYGHGKLVEELWEHAVGNTLTAPTFVKDFPVETTPLTRQHRSIPGVTEKWDLYVRGVELATGYSELNDPVVQRERFAEQARAAAAGDDEAMLLDEDFLTALEYGMPPTTGTGMGIDRLLMTLTGLSIRETVLFPIVRPHSS; encoded by the coding sequence GTGAGTGCCCCCGATCAAGACCTCCCCGAGCAGTTCCGGATTCGCCGGGACAAGCGTGCTCGGCTGTTGGACGAGGGGCATGACCCCTACCCGGTGGCCATTGAACGCACCCACACGCTGGCGCAGGTCCGCGACGCCCACCCCGACCTGGAGGTCGACACCGCGACCGACGACATCGTCGGGGTGGCGGGACGGGTCATATTCGCGCGCAATTCCGGCAAATTGTGTTTTGCCACGCTGCAAGACGGTGACGGCACCACGCTGCAGGTAATGATCAGCCTCGACAAGGTCGGCCAGGATTCGCTGGACGCGTGGAAAGCCGACGTCGACCTCGGCGACATCGTCTATGTGCACGGCAACGTGATCAGCTCACGACGCGGCGAATTGTCCGTCCTTGCCGGCTCCTGGCGCATCGCATCCAAATCGCTGCGGCCGCTGCCCGTCGCGCACAAGGAGATGAGCGAAGAATCACGGGTGCGGCAGCGTTATGTCGACCTGATCGTCCGCCCCCAAGCGCGCGAGGTGGCGAGGCAGCGAATCGCCGTTGTCCGCGCCATACGCAACGCGCTGGAACGGCGCGGGTTTCTCGAAGTCGAAACGCCAATCTTGCAGACGTTGGCCGGCGGCGCGGCGGCTCGGCCGTTCATCACACATTCCAATGCACTTGACATCGATCTCTACCTGAGGATCGCACCGGAACTGTTCCTCAAGCGATGCATCGTCGGTGGATTCGACAAGGTCTTCGAGCTAAATCGGGTGTTCAGAAACGAAGGTTCTGATTCGACACATTCTCCGGAATTCTCGATGTTGGAGACCTACCAGACCTACGGAACCTATGACGATTCGGCAGTCGTCACACGAGAGCTTATTCAAGAGGTGGCCGACGAGGCGATCGGTACCAGACAACTGTCGTTGCCAGATGGCAGTGTCTACGACATAGACGGAGAATGGGCGTCGATACAAATGTATCCGTCGTTGTCCGCTGCGCTCGGTGAAGAGATCACGCCGCAGACCACGGTCGAACGGCTGCGCGCCATCGCGGACACCCTCGGCGTCGAGATACCCGACGACCGCGGCTACGGGCATGGAAAGCTGGTCGAGGAACTGTGGGAGCACGCGGTGGGTAACACTTTGACCGCGCCCACGTTTGTCAAGGATTTCCCTGTCGAGACAACACCTTTGACACGCCAGCATCGCAGCATCCCGGGTGTGACCGAGAAGTGGGATCTCTATGTGCGCGGAGTTGAGCTGGCCACCGGGTACTCGGAATTAAACGATCCGGTCGTCCAGCGCGAACGATTTGCCGAACAAGCGCGCGCCGCGGCGGCCGGCGACGACGAGGCCATGCTGCTTGATGAAGACTTTCTCACCGCACTCGAGTATGGGATGCCGCCAACCACCGGAACGGGAATGGGTATCGACCGGTTGTTGATGACTTTGACCGGCCTGTCAATTAGAGAGACAGTTTTGTTCCCGATTGTTCGACCGCACTCCAGCTGA
- the lsr2 gene encoding histone-like nucleoid-structuring protein Lsr2, with protein MAKKVTVTLVDDFDGAGAADETVEFGLDGVTYEIDLSTKNAAKLRGDLKQWVAAGRRVGGRRRGRSGTGRGRGAIDREQSAAIREWARRNGHNVSTRGRIPADVIDAFHAAT; from the coding sequence ATGGCGAAAAAAGTCACCGTCACCTTGGTTGATGATTTCGACGGTGCAGGCGCCGCCGACGAAACCGTCGAATTCGGGCTTGACGGGGTGACCTATGAGATTGATCTTTCAACGAAGAATGCCGCAAAACTCCGCGGCGATCTGAAGCAGTGGGTGGCGGCCGGCCGCCGCGTCGGGGGCCGTCGTCGGGGGCGTTCCGGAACGGGGCGCGGCCGTGGGGCAATCGACCGCGAGCAGAGCGCAGCGATCCGCGAATGGGCCCGTCGTAACGGGCACAATGTGTCGACGCGCGGCCGTATCCCGGCAGACGTGATCGACGCATTCCACGCAGCCACCTAA
- the clpC1 gene encoding ATP-dependent protease ATP-binding subunit ClpC, protein MFERFTDRARRVVVLAQEEARMLNHNYIGTEHILLGLIHEGEGVAAKSLESLGISLEGVRSQVEEIIGQGQQAPSGHIPFTPRAKKVLELSLREALQLGHNYIGTEHILLGLIREGEGVAAQVLVKLGAELTRVRQQVIQLLSGYQGKEAAEAGTGGRGGESGSPSTSLVLDQFGRNLTAAAMEGKLDPVIGREKEIERVMQVLSRRTKNNPVLIGEPGVGKTAVVEGLAQAIVHGEVPETLKDKQLYTLDLGSLVAGSRYRGDFEERLKKVLKEINTRGDIILFIDELHTLVGAGAAEGAIDAASILKPKLARGELQTIGATTLDEYRKYIEKDAALERRFQPVQVGEPTVEHTIEILKGLRDRYEAHHRVSITDSAMVAAATLADRYINDRFLPDKAIDLIDEAGARMRIRRMTAPPDLREFDEKIADARREKESAIDAQDFEKAASLRDREKTLVAQRTEREKQWRSGDLDVVAEVDDEQIAEVLGNWTGIPVFKLTEAETTRLLRMEDELHKRIIGQVDAVKAVSKAIRRTRAGLKDPKRPSGSFIFAGPSGVGKTELSKALANFLFGDDDALIQIDMGEFHDRFTASRLFGAPPGYVGYEEGGQLTEKVRRKPFSVVLFDEIEKAHQEIYNSLLQVLEDGRLTDGQGRTVDFKNTVLIFTSNLGTSDISKPVGLGFTQGGGENDYERMKQKVNDELKKHFRPEFLNRIDDIIVFHQLTRDEIIQMVDLMIGRVANQLKGKDMALDLTDKAKSLLAKRGFDPVLGARPLRRTIQREIEDQLSEKILFDEVGPGQVVTVDVDNWDGEGTGEDAVFTFTGARKPPAESELQKAGAHAAPENP, encoded by the coding sequence ATGTTCGAAAGATTTACCGACCGTGCCCGCAGGGTGGTCGTCCTGGCCCAAGAAGAGGCCCGGATGCTCAACCACAACTACATCGGCACCGAGCACATCCTGCTGGGTCTGATTCACGAAGGTGAAGGCGTCGCGGCGAAGTCGCTGGAGTCGCTTGGGATCTCCCTCGAAGGCGTCCGCAGCCAGGTCGAGGAGATCATCGGCCAGGGCCAGCAGGCCCCGTCCGGGCATATCCCGTTCACCCCGCGTGCCAAGAAGGTTCTCGAGCTGAGCCTGCGCGAGGCGCTGCAGCTGGGCCACAACTACATCGGCACCGAACACATTTTGCTGGGCCTGATCCGTGAGGGTGAGGGTGTGGCCGCGCAGGTGCTGGTCAAGCTGGGCGCCGAGTTGACCCGGGTGCGCCAGCAGGTGATTCAGCTGCTGAGCGGCTACCAGGGCAAGGAGGCCGCGGAGGCCGGCACCGGTGGCCGCGGCGGCGAGTCGGGCAGCCCGTCCACGTCGTTGGTGCTCGACCAGTTCGGGCGCAACCTGACGGCCGCCGCGATGGAAGGCAAGCTGGACCCGGTCATCGGCCGCGAGAAGGAAATCGAGCGGGTGATGCAGGTGTTGAGCCGGCGCACCAAGAACAACCCGGTGCTGATCGGTGAGCCCGGCGTCGGCAAGACCGCCGTGGTCGAGGGTCTGGCGCAGGCCATCGTGCACGGCGAGGTGCCCGAGACGCTGAAGGACAAGCAGCTCTACACGCTGGACCTGGGATCGCTGGTGGCGGGCAGCCGCTACCGCGGTGACTTCGAGGAACGCCTGAAGAAGGTGCTCAAGGAGATCAACACCCGCGGCGACATCATCCTGTTCATCGACGAGCTGCACACCCTGGTGGGTGCCGGTGCCGCCGAGGGCGCGATCGACGCCGCCTCGATCCTGAAGCCGAAGCTGGCCCGCGGTGAGCTGCAGACCATCGGCGCCACCACGCTCGACGAGTACCGCAAGTACATCGAGAAGGACGCCGCCCTGGAGCGCCGCTTCCAGCCGGTGCAGGTGGGGGAGCCGACGGTGGAGCACACCATCGAGATCCTCAAGGGCCTGCGCGACCGTTACGAGGCACACCACCGGGTTTCGATCACCGATTCCGCGATGGTCGCCGCCGCCACCCTGGCCGACCGCTACATCAACGACCGGTTCTTGCCGGACAAGGCGATCGACCTGATCGACGAGGCGGGTGCCCGGATGCGCATCCGCCGGATGACCGCTCCGCCAGACCTGCGTGAGTTCGATGAGAAGATCGCCGACGCGCGCCGGGAGAAGGAATCGGCGATCGACGCCCAGGACTTCGAGAAGGCCGCCAGCCTTCGCGACCGGGAGAAGACTCTGGTCGCCCAGCGGACTGAGCGTGAAAAGCAGTGGCGCTCAGGCGATCTCGACGTGGTCGCCGAGGTCGACGACGAGCAGATCGCCGAAGTGCTGGGCAACTGGACCGGCATCCCGGTGTTCAAGCTCACCGAAGCGGAGACGACCCGGCTGCTGCGCATGGAGGACGAGCTGCACAAGCGGATCATCGGCCAGGTGGATGCGGTCAAGGCCGTGTCCAAGGCGATCCGCCGCACCCGCGCCGGGCTGAAAGACCCCAAGCGGCCGTCCGGCTCGTTCATCTTCGCCGGCCCGTCCGGTGTCGGTAAGACCGAGCTGTCCAAGGCGCTGGCCAACTTCTTGTTCGGCGACGACGACGCGCTCATCCAGATCGACATGGGCGAGTTCCACGACCGCTTCACCGCGTCGCGGCTGTTCGGTGCCCCGCCGGGATACGTCGGCTACGAAGAGGGCGGCCAGCTCACCGAGAAGGTGCGCCGCAAGCCGTTCTCCGTGGTGCTGTTCGACGAGATCGAGAAGGCACACCAGGAGATCTACAACAGCCTGTTGCAGGTCCTCGAGGATGGCCGGCTCACCGACGGGCAGGGCCGCACGGTCGACTTCAAGAACACCGTGCTGATCTTCACGTCCAACCTCGGTACGTCGGACATCAGCAAGCCGGTCGGCCTGGGCTTCACCCAGGGTGGCGGCGAGAACGACTACGAGCGGATGAAGCAGAAGGTCAACGACGAGCTGAAGAAGCACTTCCGCCCTGAGTTCCTCAACCGCATCGATGACATCATCGTCTTCCACCAGCTGACTCGCGACGAGATCATCCAGATGGTCGACCTGATGATCGGCCGGGTCGCCAACCAGCTCAAGGGCAAGGACATGGCCCTGGACCTGACCGACAAGGCCAAGTCGTTGCTGGCCAAGCGCGGTTTCGACCCGGTGCTGGGTGCTCGCCCGCTGCGGCGCACCATCCAGCGCGAGATCGAGGACCAGCTCTCGGAGAAGATCCTCTTCGACGAGGTCGGACCCGGCCAGGTCGTCACCGTCGACGTGGACAACTGGGACGGCGAGGGCACCGGCGAGGACGCGGTGTTCACGTTCACCGGAGCGCGCAAGCCGCCGGCCGAGTCGGAGCTGCAGAAAGCCGGAGCGCACGCCGCCCCCGAGAACCCGTAG
- a CDS encoding YbjQ family protein gives MLIVTTNDLPGWEIRRVCGEVFGLTVRSRNAFSQMGAGFKAMFGGELQGMTKNLAESRNEAMGRLISEARNRGGNAIVAMRFDTTEIGDVWTEICAYGTAVEAVPVTDGAKYTASQLGYGGGPAQ, from the coding sequence GTGCTGATCGTGACCACCAATGACCTTCCGGGCTGGGAGATTCGGCGTGTCTGCGGCGAAGTGTTCGGGCTGACCGTTCGATCGCGAAATGCGTTCTCCCAGATGGGCGCCGGCTTCAAGGCGATGTTCGGCGGGGAGCTACAGGGGATGACCAAAAATCTGGCCGAGAGCCGCAACGAGGCGATGGGCCGGCTGATCTCCGAGGCGCGCAACCGCGGCGGCAACGCGATCGTCGCGATGCGATTCGACACCACCGAAATCGGCGACGTCTGGACCGAGATCTGTGCCTACGGCACTGCCGTGGAGGCGGTCCCGGTCACGGACGGGGCGAAGTACACGGCCAGCCAGCTCGGCTACGGTGGCGGGCCTGCGCAGTGA
- a CDS encoding CbtB domain-containing protein — protein sequence MSSTETTGSRSIDLSAASAALWLAATAFLALMAIYFVGVDQGAVSVFGSDTHVHEFVHDARHLLGFPCH from the coding sequence GTGTCCAGTACCGAGACGACCGGCAGTCGCTCGATTGATTTGTCGGCGGCAAGTGCCGCGCTCTGGTTGGCGGCAACCGCTTTCCTGGCGTTGATGGCGATTTACTTCGTCGGCGTCGATCAGGGTGCCGTGTCGGTGTTCGGCAGCGACACGCATGTGCACGAATTCGTGCACGATGCGCGCCACCTCCTCGGCTTCCCCTGCCACTGA
- a CDS encoding CbtA family protein yields MEKRLIGRGLLAGAIGAVLAFVFARLCAEPVIARAIEFEDGRTDAENAHGVHEHGAELFTRGVQANPGLGFGVLIFGIAMGALFAVVFCVVYARTAGRTESPAPHQLSLLLAAGAFVAVYLVPFLKYPPNPPAVGQSDTIAARTGWYLLMVLVSVLLAIAAVWLAGRLADRFGVWNGRLLAAGAYLVALVVVTELLPTVDETPGPLRDASGAIIYPGFPADVLYEFRVLSLGTQLLLWVSIGLVFATLAGRLLGERAERGRVSSIAV; encoded by the coding sequence GTGGAAAAGCGTCTGATCGGACGCGGGCTGCTGGCGGGCGCAATCGGCGCCGTGCTGGCATTCGTATTCGCCCGTCTGTGTGCCGAACCGGTAATTGCCCGCGCGATCGAATTTGAGGACGGTCGCACCGACGCCGAGAATGCGCACGGTGTGCACGAGCACGGCGCCGAGCTGTTCACCCGCGGTGTGCAGGCCAACCCCGGACTCGGCTTTGGTGTGCTGATTTTCGGCATTGCGATGGGCGCACTGTTCGCCGTGGTGTTCTGCGTTGTCTATGCTCGCACGGCGGGCCGCACGGAAAGCCCTGCGCCACACCAGCTTTCGCTGCTTCTGGCGGCGGGGGCCTTCGTGGCGGTGTACCTGGTTCCGTTCCTGAAATATCCGCCGAATCCTCCCGCCGTCGGCCAGTCCGACACGATCGCCGCCCGCACCGGCTGGTATCTGCTGATGGTGCTGGTGTCGGTGCTGCTGGCGATCGCGGCGGTATGGCTGGCCGGCCGGCTGGCTGACCGATTCGGCGTATGGAACGGACGGCTGCTCGCGGCCGGGGCCTATTTGGTGGCCCTCGTGGTAGTGACGGAGTTGCTGCCGACGGTGGACGAGACGCCCGGACCGTTGCGCGACGCTTCGGGCGCGATCATCTACCCCGGCTTTCCCGCCGATGTCCTCTACGAATTCCGGGTGCTGTCGTTGGGTACGCAGCTGCTGCTCTGGGTGAGCATCGGCCTGGTCTTCGCGACGCTCGCCGGGCGGTTGCTGGGCGAGCGCGCCGAGCGCGGACGGGTATCGAGCATCGCGGTGTGA